The Cohaesibacter intestini genome includes a window with the following:
- a CDS encoding ABC transporter permease, which produces MGGYIFKRLLAAIPVILGLSVIVFAIMAMIPGDPALAILGSFATPENVAKLNQDLGLDKPMVQQYLIWLGNMLQGDFGRSYTLNRPVIDEVLERFSATLILAGPALLLCSVLGLLAGIVSAVRQYGWADKVLTFAVLIGISMPSFWLGLLLIFVFAVQWRIFPPSGMFAIYGGGDLADLMHHLAMPAFTLAVVATGVIARLTRTSMLEVLRQDYIRTARAKGISERRVIYRHAFKAALVSVIPVIGIQAGFVLGGAVYIETVFQWPGIGSMLVKAISTRDLLLVQGGVLVVATAYVLFNLVVDVIQSMLDPRLR; this is translated from the coding sequence ATGGGTGGATATATTTTCAAGCGGCTGCTTGCCGCCATTCCGGTCATATTGGGCTTGTCCGTAATTGTGTTTGCGATCATGGCCATGATTCCCGGTGATCCCGCCCTTGCCATTCTGGGGTCGTTTGCAACGCCGGAGAATGTCGCCAAGCTCAATCAGGATCTCGGGCTGGACAAGCCGATGGTCCAGCAATATCTGATCTGGCTGGGCAACATGCTACAGGGCGACTTTGGACGGTCCTACACGCTCAATCGACCGGTCATTGACGAGGTGCTCGAGCGTTTCTCCGCCACCCTGATCCTTGCTGGCCCCGCACTGCTTCTGTGCTCGGTGCTGGGGTTGCTGGCGGGCATCGTGTCGGCGGTCCGGCAATATGGATGGGCGGACAAAGTGCTGACCTTTGCCGTGTTGATCGGTATTTCCATGCCGTCCTTCTGGCTCGGTCTTCTGTTGATTTTCGTTTTTGCCGTGCAGTGGCGGATTTTCCCGCCCAGCGGCATGTTTGCGATTTATGGCGGTGGGGATCTTGCCGATTTGATGCACCATCTGGCGATGCCCGCCTTCACGCTGGCGGTGGTGGCAACCGGGGTGATTGCCCGTCTCACCCGCACCTCGATGCTGGAAGTGTTGCGGCAGGACTATATCCGGACCGCACGGGCCAAAGGCATCTCTGAGAGACGGGTGATCTATCGTCATGCCTTCAAGGCCGCGTTGGTCAGCGTCATTCCGGTGATCGGCATTCAGGCCGGTTTCGTGCTCGGTGGTGCCGTCTATATCGAAACCGTTTTCCAATGGCCCGGCATCGGATCGATGCTGGTCAAGGCCATTTCCACGCGCGATTTGTTGCTGGTGCAGGGCGGGGTGTTGGTGGTTGCCACGGCCTATGTTCTGTTCAATCTGGTCGTTGATGTCATCCAGTCCATGCTTGATCCGAGGTTGCGCTGA
- a CDS encoding FadR/GntR family transcriptional regulator: MSIQEEQETSNAVSAGSKKRKRPDLIADQIRERIVTSGLQVSDRVPTAWVDPEQMGASRGTTREALKLLEFQGLITTKTGPGGGVFVSAIETDHAIRFLDNLFLFEPPSIADIYALRKTLEPELAASVAGRLSAEQFGRLQALINLYEDDPKSADEEYKQRLAELDFHKELAKASPNSLLGFVCRFLLSLLTDKTECRAIYSEPTPWRLREQGINYQVRLLRALKVGDQEQARSIMRDHMIDAEAFMLERAVLIRP, from the coding sequence ATGTCGATTCAGGAAGAACAAGAAACAAGCAATGCAGTCTCGGCAGGTTCGAAAAAGCGCAAAAGACCTGACCTGATCGCCGATCAGATTCGTGAGCGTATCGTTACGTCGGGACTTCAGGTTAGCGATCGGGTTCCCACGGCCTGGGTGGATCCGGAGCAGATGGGGGCTTCACGAGGAACCACGAGGGAAGCGCTCAAGCTGCTTGAGTTCCAGGGGCTGATCACGACAAAAACCGGTCCGGGGGGCGGTGTCTTTGTCTCGGCGATCGAAACGGATCATGCGATCCGGTTTCTTGACAATCTGTTTCTGTTCGAGCCACCGTCCATTGCAGACATCTATGCCTTGCGCAAGACGCTTGAGCCAGAGTTGGCGGCGAGTGTTGCCGGTCGTCTGTCGGCCGAGCAGTTTGGCCGCCTGCAGGCTCTGATCAATTTGTATGAGGATGATCCAAAGTCGGCGGATGAAGAATATAAACAGCGGCTGGCCGAGCTGGATTTTCATAAGGAGCTTGCCAAGGCTTCTCCTAATTCTTTGCTCGGTTTTGTCTGCCGGTTTCTTCTCAGCCTGCTGACCGACAAGACGGAGTGTCGGGCGATCTATTCCGAGCCGACACCTTGGCGGTTGCGCGAGCAGGGGATCAACTATCAGGTCCGATTGTTACGGGCTTTGAAAGTTGGTGATCAGGAGCAGGCCCGCTCGATTATGCGAGATCACATGATCGATGCCGAGGCTTTCATGCTTGAGCGGGCTGTTCTGATCAGGCCCTAG
- a CDS encoding ABC transporter ATP-binding protein produces the protein MSEALLHLDKVERRFGGGKSLLGKPKPAVHAVQGIDIKVSDGETLGIVGESGCGKSTLARMIVGLDVPTSGTITFAGTDLAGMAKKDHKRLAQKIQYVFQDPVASLNPRKTIRQILEAPLIQLRDMDRSMRQARLEELLQAVNLAPEFLDRYPHEFSGGQAQRIGIARALAADPELIVLDEPVSALDVSVQAQVLNILDDLKRQFGLTYLFISHDLSVVESICDRVMVMYFGSLVEIGRTEDVFRNPRHPYTRLLLQSAPAPGRKVLISEDANTELPDPFHPPVGCAFYARCDRRSDQCKSVRPILDDNKAEETHRSACLHPFLAG, from the coding sequence ATGTCTGAAGCCCTGTTGCATCTGGACAAGGTCGAGCGCCGGTTCGGTGGTGGCAAGAGCCTTCTGGGCAAGCCGAAACCCGCCGTGCATGCCGTCCAGGGGATTGATATCAAAGTGTCGGATGGGGAAACGCTGGGCATTGTCGGGGAATCCGGGTGCGGCAAGTCCACGTTGGCGCGGATGATCGTCGGGCTCGATGTGCCGACCAGTGGCACCATTACCTTCGCCGGAACCGATCTTGCTGGCATGGCAAAGAAAGACCACAAACGCCTAGCACAGAAAATCCAGTATGTGTTTCAGGATCCTGTTGCCTCGCTCAATCCCAGAAAGACAATCAGACAGATTCTCGAAGCTCCGCTCATCCAGTTGCGGGATATGGATCGATCCATGCGGCAGGCGCGTCTGGAGGAATTGCTGCAGGCGGTTAATCTGGCCCCGGAATTTCTTGATCGCTATCCGCACGAATTTTCAGGTGGACAGGCCCAGCGGATCGGCATTGCCCGTGCGCTGGCCGCCGATCCCGAGCTGATCGTTCTGGATGAACCGGTTTCGGCGCTCGACGTGTCCGTGCAGGCGCAGGTGCTCAACATTCTGGATGACCTCAAGCGCCAGTTCGGTCTGACCTATCTCTTCATCAGTCATGATCTGTCGGTCGTTGAGAGCATTTGTGATCGGGTCATGGTGATGTATTTCGGATCTCTTGTTGAAATCGGTCGCACGGAAGATGTCTTCCGCAATCCACGGCATCCCTATACGCGTCTGTTGTTGCAATCCGCTCCGGCTCCGGGGCGCAAGGTCTTGATCTCGGAAGACGCCAACACCGAACTACCAGACCCTTTTCACCCTCCGGTGGGTTGCGCATTCTATGCAAGATGTGACAGAAGATCCGACCAGTGCAAATCGGTGCGCCCCATTCTTGATGATAACAAGGCTGAAGAGACCCATCGAAGTGCATGCTTGCATCCATTTTTGGCAGGTTGA
- a CDS encoding response regulator produces the protein MIAHSAVQPVLIVEDSDDDFEATSRAFLRTGSVKHPILRCSSGREALDFLKYGAVGEEDDLEILPGLILLDLNMPGMDGREILQIIKSDEDLKSIPVVVLTTSNNYLDVRDCYEKGANSYVTKPIELEGFVNTIASIKKFWLEVSALPRVDKND, from the coding sequence ATGATTGCGCATAGTGCCGTACAGCCCGTTCTGATTGTCGAGGATAGCGACGATGATTTTGAAGCAACTTCAAGGGCCTTCCTGCGGACAGGCAGCGTGAAACATCCGATACTGCGCTGTTCTTCCGGTCGCGAAGCACTCGATTTTCTCAAATATGGGGCCGTGGGCGAGGAGGACGATCTGGAGATCCTGCCGGGGCTGATCCTGCTGGATCTCAACATGCCAGGCATGGATGGTCGGGAGATTTTGCAAATCATCAAGTCTGACGAAGATCTCAAGTCCATTCCGGTGGTCGTGCTGACAACGTCGAACAATTATCTGGATGTCAGGGATTGTTACGAGAAGGGAGCAAACTCCTATGTCACAAAGCCGATCGAATTGGAGGGCTTTGTCAACACAATAGCGAGCATCAAGAAATTCTGGCTGGAGGTTTCGGCGCTCCCGAGGGTGGACAAAAATGACTAA
- a CDS encoding sensor histidine kinase has translation MVFAVLLCVFYYNYTRKIVLDSEIRNLREETRIVAQKFAGIYKELQNEAFIISQLPPIAGLIASTRNNDVDPKDGSTTAHWRGRLETIFISLLRARSHYTQLHYIGVADGGRELVRVDQTNDGIDVVTPQNLQQKEGERYFQESLRLQAGQTYFSDVTYNREHGKVDTLMTPTLRTIVPVFDDDGQMFGLVVINVNYEKLMQLGLQNSTPSRVAYAINNHGDYLKIDALSKFGSFEFHEDQSYLPSELVAHFKGYESDEGSFKSEDALSYFVKLNVNPGNPDVFVGVAQTTSRAQALAPVIASLRSFLFFSFFLVALISLLTLPLARRMSRALQAIAMALQSEDASHFGSDLPVYMRDEIGALARASRRMALDLNESRAKAATVLENVADAILTFDDEQVVIGSNRAAEPTFGYSRDTLIGKRAEEILLSQDGEPISFVELREDRFWTGSKEHAEYEVIGLHASGRTFPAMLTMRRVDITERFLLTVVVRDITERKRQEEEREDLIARLVRSNQELDSFAHIAAHDLREPLRAIHNHSSFLLEDYDDVLDCDGKKRLDRLQFLTKRMERLVADLLHFSRLGQQDAVTEPTDLAAVLADIEMTSRDGFEADHVKLTISSDLPTVVCDKVRVTEVFRNLIVNAAKYNDKDQKLVDVGYDPQTGIFSVRDNGVGIDETYHNSVFKLFKRLESSNDFSDGTGAGLTFVEKIIHQHGGSIWLQSELGKGTTFFFTLSASSDPKTCAEREAA, from the coding sequence ATGGTTTTTGCCGTTTTACTTTGTGTTTTTTACTACAATTACACTCGCAAGATCGTGCTGGATTCGGAAATCCGAAACCTGCGTGAAGAAACCAGAATTGTCGCGCAGAAGTTTGCTGGTATCTATAAAGAGTTGCAAAATGAAGCTTTTATCATCTCCCAGCTGCCTCCCATTGCCGGGCTGATTGCTTCAACTCGTAACAATGATGTCGACCCCAAGGACGGATCCACCACCGCCCATTGGCGTGGCCGCCTTGAAACCATTTTCATCTCATTGTTGAGAGCGAGAAGCCACTATACCCAATTGCACTATATCGGCGTCGCTGACGGCGGGCGTGAGCTGGTGCGTGTGGATCAGACCAATGATGGTATCGATGTCGTCACCCCGCAGAATTTGCAACAAAAGGAAGGCGAACGCTACTTTCAGGAAAGCCTTCGTCTTCAAGCCGGACAGACCTATTTCTCTGACGTCACCTATAATCGCGAGCATGGCAAGGTTGATACGCTCATGACGCCGACGTTGCGGACTATCGTGCCGGTCTTTGATGATGACGGCCAGATGTTCGGGCTGGTTGTGATCAATGTGAATTATGAAAAACTGATGCAGCTTGGTCTCCAGAACAGCACGCCATCCCGTGTGGCCTATGCCATTAACAATCACGGCGACTATTTGAAAATTGACGCGTTAAGCAAATTTGGTTCGTTTGAGTTTCATGAAGACCAAAGCTATTTGCCGAGTGAGCTTGTTGCCCACTTCAAGGGTTATGAAAGCGACGAAGGCAGCTTCAAAAGTGAGGATGCGCTTAGTTACTTTGTCAAATTGAATGTCAATCCCGGCAATCCTGACGTGTTTGTCGGAGTCGCCCAGACAACCAGCCGTGCACAAGCGCTTGCTCCCGTGATCGCCTCGTTGCGGTCGTTCCTGTTTTTCTCATTCTTTCTGGTGGCATTGATCTCGTTGCTAACCCTGCCGCTGGCACGGCGCATGTCGCGGGCATTGCAAGCAATTGCAATGGCGCTTCAAAGTGAAGATGCGTCGCATTTCGGCTCTGATCTGCCCGTTTATATGCGTGATGAAATCGGTGCGCTGGCGCGTGCTTCCAGGCGGATGGCGCTGGATCTTAATGAAAGTCGGGCAAAAGCTGCTACGGTTCTGGAAAATGTTGCGGATGCGATCCTCACTTTCGACGATGAACAAGTGGTGATTGGCTCCAACCGGGCCGCTGAGCCGACATTTGGCTATAGTCGGGACACGTTGATTGGCAAGCGTGCCGAAGAGATCCTCCTCAGCCAAGATGGAGAACCAATCAGTTTTGTTGAGTTGCGCGAGGATCGTTTCTGGACTGGTTCAAAGGAACATGCGGAATATGAGGTGATCGGTTTGCATGCGAGTGGCCGAACCTTTCCGGCCATGTTGACGATGCGGCGTGTCGATATCACCGAGCGATTTCTGCTGACTGTTGTGGTGCGGGACATCACCGAACGCAAGCGGCAGGAAGAGGAGCGCGAAGACCTGATTGCTCGCCTGGTCAGGTCCAATCAGGAGCTTGACAGCTTTGCGCATATTGCGGCTCATGATCTGCGAGAGCCCTTGAGAGCAATTCACAATCATTCCAGCTTCCTTCTTGAGGATTACGATGACGTGCTGGACTGTGATGGCAAGAAACGGCTGGACAGACTGCAGTTTCTGACCAAACGGATGGAGAGGCTCGTGGCTGACCTGCTTCATTTTTCACGATTGGGACAACAGGATGCCGTTACCGAGCCGACAGATCTGGCGGCAGTTCTTGCTGATATCGAGATGACTTCACGGGATGGATTCGAGGCTGACCATGTCAAGCTGACCATTTCATCCGACCTGCCGACAGTGGTGTGTGACAAGGTGCGTGTTACCGAGGTCTTCCGCAACCTGATTGTCAATGCTGCAAAGTATAATGACAAGGATCAGAAGCTGGTTGACGTCGGCTATGATCCGCAGACAGGCATATTTTCCGTGCGTGACAATGGCGTCGGCATTGATGAGACCTATCACAATTCCGTCTTCAAGCTGTTCAAGCGATTGGAAAGTTCAAACGACTTCAGCGACGGAACCGGTGCTGGTTTGACCTTCGTTGAAAAAATTATCCATCAGCATGGCGGATCGATTTGGCTTCAGTCGGAGTTGGGCAAGGGTACAACATTCTTCTTCACCTTGTCCGCTTCCTCAGACCCCAAGACTTGCGCAGAAAGAGAGGCAGCATGA
- a CDS encoding hybrid sensor histidine kinase/response regulator translates to MTNRLNVMIVDDSEDDRDLYKHLLTKQGGDTRYRYFEVASAREAIAQCQSVSVDCILLDFSLPGRNGLELLEELQVHESHLPVVMLTGQGNEKIAADSIKGGAQEYLSKNDLTGSALQRVILNTVERVALLRKIDDHQADLATFANVLAHDLKAPINVIRGMNELIQEAIEEECHDEVQEFSDRIERSARRASELIDTLRIYNKSSNTDRPLQSACLADLLQDALNNLHFDIEESRADITHAPLPTVLADPPQIVQLLQNLIGNSIKYCKADKPQIHIDAHQKGDFWQIDIRDNGIGLDEEDLVSIFKPFHRAHSEDEYAGTGLGLATCRRILDRHRGKIWCQSVKGKGSTFSFSLLQAAHNVLPDVSETQEIVQFEQKIALSG, encoded by the coding sequence ATGACTAATCGACTCAACGTGATGATTGTCGATGATAGCGAAGACGATCGCGACTTATATAAGCATCTATTGACGAAGCAGGGTGGGGACACGCGCTATCGCTATTTTGAAGTTGCCTCTGCCAGAGAGGCAATTGCCCAATGCCAGTCTGTTAGTGTCGACTGTATCTTGCTCGACTTCAGTCTGCCCGGACGGAATGGTCTGGAACTGTTGGAAGAGTTGCAGGTCCACGAGAGTCATCTGCCAGTGGTGATGTTGACCGGACAAGGCAATGAGAAAATCGCAGCGGACTCCATCAAGGGGGGCGCTCAGGAGTATCTTTCGAAAAACGATCTGACCGGTTCAGCGCTGCAGCGGGTGATTCTCAATACGGTCGAGCGGGTCGCGTTGTTGCGAAAAATCGATGATCATCAAGCCGATCTTGCAACCTTCGCCAACGTGCTGGCGCATGATTTGAAAGCTCCGATCAATGTCATTCGCGGGATGAATGAGTTGATTCAGGAGGCAATAGAGGAAGAGTGTCACGATGAGGTGCAGGAGTTTTCTGATCGCATCGAACGGTCGGCACGACGCGCCTCGGAACTGATTGATACCTTGCGGATTTACAACAAGTCTTCCAATACGGACCGGCCTCTGCAATCGGCATGTCTGGCAGACCTGCTTCAGGATGCCCTTAACAATCTGCATTTCGACATTGAGGAAAGTCGGGCGGATATCACCCATGCACCTTTGCCAACCGTGCTCGCGGACCCGCCACAGATCGTTCAGTTGCTGCAAAATCTGATCGGCAATTCGATCAAATATTGCAAGGCAGACAAACCGCAGATCCATATTGATGCTCATCAGAAAGGCGACTTTTGGCAGATCGACATAAGGGATAACGGCATCGGCTTGGATGAGGAGGATCTGGTGTCCATCTTCAAGCCATTTCATCGGGCGCATAGCGAAGATGAGTATGCCGGAACCGGCCTGGGACTGGCGACCTGCAGACGGATTCTGGATCGGCATCGGGGCAAGATCTGGTGTCAGTCAGTAAAGGGCAAAGGGTCGACTTTCTCCTTCTCGCTGCTGCAGGCAGCGCACAATGTCCTGCCGGATGTGAGTGAGACGCAGGAAATAGTTCAGTTCGAACAGAAGATTGCTTTGTCCGGATAG
- a CDS encoding dipeptide/oligopeptide/nickel ABC transporter permease/ATP-binding protein — translation MTDTATNSKAPAARKRQGGRPTAFKLLRNNVLASIGLCILVLVVLISLAAPILPLANPDATAPADRLLPILTEGHWLGTDALGRDILSRLIWGSRVSLAVGVSATCIAAFVGSLIGLVAGYAGGRVDNIMMRGIDMIMAFPYILLALAIVAALGPGLLNALYAIAIVNIPFFARNIRGITVGLSRREFVDAARLSGKSHAGILFGEVLPNVLPVIIITMSTTIGWMILETAGLSFLGLGAQPPQADLGSMLGEGRKILFTAPHVSIIPGVMIFVVVMSINLLGDGLRDILDPRLKSGALTRPVMRTAITRQAAPGFESAAEDTLDIKGLKTEFQIGSEIFKAVGGVDLAVRQGECLGLVGESGSGKSVTAMSIMGLVPTPPGRITDGIALLEGEDLLSKSDEEIRQLRGSAVSHVFQDPLSTLHPLFTVGDQLVEAIRAHQPLDERQAMAKAEDLLSLVRIPNPAKRLNAFPHELSGGMRQRVCIAMALANEVKLIIADEPTTALDVTVQAQILALLDALRKERDVGILFITHDFGVVSTICDRIAVMYAGKIVETGPTKAILDAPAHPYTAKLIACVPVLGQPDRRLDAIEGRPPLVNNLPDGCAFADRCPAVQDACRHGDIALKTLATGRAVRCLYPMNQGGNDV, via the coding sequence ATGACTGACACTGCAACAAATTCCAAGGCGCCTGCGGCAAGAAAGCGCCAAGGTGGACGACCAACAGCATTCAAGCTGCTGCGCAACAATGTGCTGGCATCGATCGGCCTTTGCATTCTGGTGCTGGTGGTGCTGATCAGCCTTGCAGCTCCGATCCTGCCTCTGGCCAATCCCGATGCGACAGCTCCGGCTGATCGTCTGTTGCCGATCCTGACCGAAGGACACTGGTTGGGAACCGATGCGCTTGGTCGTGATATTCTCTCCCGCCTCATCTGGGGCAGCCGTGTCAGTCTGGCTGTTGGCGTGTCAGCGACCTGCATCGCTGCCTTTGTCGGCTCGCTGATTGGTTTGGTTGCCGGTTATGCAGGTGGGCGTGTCGACAATATCATGATGCGCGGCATCGATATGATCATGGCCTTTCCCTATATCCTGCTCGCCCTTGCCATTGTTGCCGCACTCGGACCGGGGTTGCTGAATGCGCTCTATGCCATCGCCATTGTCAACATTCCCTTCTTTGCCCGCAACATTCGCGGCATCACGGTGGGACTGTCCCGCCGGGAATTTGTCGATGCAGCCCGCCTGTCGGGGAAATCCCATGCGGGGATCCTGTTCGGCGAAGTCTTGCCCAATGTCTTGCCGGTCATCATCATCACCATGTCGACGACAATCGGTTGGATGATCCTCGAGACGGCGGGGCTGTCGTTTTTGGGGCTTGGTGCGCAACCACCACAGGCCGACTTGGGGTCGATGTTGGGCGAGGGGCGCAAGATCCTGTTCACGGCGCCGCATGTGTCGATCATTCCCGGCGTGATGATCTTTGTGGTCGTCATGAGCATCAACCTGCTAGGGGACGGGTTGCGGGACATCCTTGATCCGCGTCTCAAGTCCGGCGCTCTGACCCGTCCGGTCATGCGCACCGCGATCACCCGCCAAGCGGCTCCTGGCTTTGAGAGCGCGGCTGAGGACACACTTGATATCAAGGGGCTGAAGACGGAGTTCCAGATCGGCAGTGAGATCTTCAAGGCGGTCGGTGGCGTGGATCTGGCCGTTCGGCAGGGCGAGTGTCTTGGGCTGGTCGGGGAATCCGGTTCGGGTAAGTCGGTCACGGCGATGTCGATCATGGGACTTGTGCCGACACCTCCGGGGCGGATCACGGACGGGATAGCCCTTCTGGAAGGGGAGGATCTGCTGTCCAAAAGCGATGAGGAAATCCGCCAGTTGCGCGGCTCCGCGGTCAGTCATGTGTTTCAGGATCCCCTGTCCACCCTGCATCCGCTCTTCACTGTTGGTGATCAGCTGGTCGAGGCGATCAGGGCGCATCAGCCTCTGGATGAGAGGCAGGCGATGGCCAAGGCCGAGGATTTGTTGTCCCTTGTTCGCATTCCCAATCCCGCCAAGCGATTGAATGCCTTCCCGCACGAGTTGTCGGGGGGGATGCGTCAACGGGTTTGCATCGCCATGGCGCTGGCCAATGAGGTCAAGCTGATCATTGCAGATGAGCCGACAACGGCCCTAGATGTGACCGTGCAGGCCCAGATTCTGGCGCTGCTTGATGCCTTGCGCAAGGAGCGTGACGTTGGCATTCTCTTCATCACCCACGATTTCGGTGTCGTTTCAACGATCTGTGACCGTATCGCCGTGATGTATGCAGGCAAGATCGTCGAAACCGGTCCGACCAAGGCTATACTCGACGCGCCAGCCCATCCTTACACGGCCAAGCTGATTGCCTGCGTGCCCGTGCTGGGGCAGCCGGATCGTCGCCTTGATGCCATCGAGGGACGACCGCCTCTTGTGAACAATCTGCCCGACGGATGCGCCTTTGCGGATCGGTGCCCGGCTGTTCAGGATGCGTGTCGGCATGGAGACATTGCTCTCAAGACATTGGCAACAGGCCGCGCCGTGCGGTGTCTCTATCCCATGAACCAAGGAGGCAACGATGTCTGA
- a CDS encoding response regulator gives MTVQTEARKVSETTLIMVDDNVDEIFLTRRKLRKEGIVNRFVSERKPERIFEALDELIELGIEKRTFLILMDVNMPKINGFEALQKIRAHPDYGQVPVLMFSASDDPSDIFESFDVGSDGYIVKPFTSEEFFAAIKNLPKVKTQLMS, from the coding sequence ATGACAGTTCAAACAGAAGCACGAAAGGTATCGGAAACCACGTTAATCATGGTGGATGATAATGTTGACGAGATTTTTCTGACGCGGCGCAAGCTGCGCAAAGAGGGCATTGTCAACCGGTTTGTTTCCGAGCGGAAACCCGAGCGAATTTTCGAAGCGCTTGACGAGTTGATCGAGCTGGGGATCGAAAAGAGAACCTTCCTGATCCTGATGGATGTCAATATGCCTAAGATCAACGGTTTCGAAGCCTTGCAGAAGATCAGGGCGCACCCGGACTATGGTCAAGTGCCTGTGTTGATGTTCTCTGCTTCGGACGACCCGTCCGATATCTTCGAGTCGTTTGACGTCGGCAGCGATGGTTATATCGTCAAACCATTCACTTCAGAGGAATTCTTCGCGGCAATCAAGAATCTGCCGAAAGTAAAAACGCAATTGATGAGCTGA
- a CDS encoding ABC transporter substrate-binding protein: MKRLLTAALAAASLLFASPGYSQTPPNVLIVGQIAEPKSLDPAADTAVNDFRILMNMYDGLVRYKDGTLEVEPSLATSWTISDDGKSYTFKLREGVKFHDGSSFDAEAVKFNFDRMLKDDHPYHDTGPFPLSFFFSAVEEVTVVDAMTVKFDLNAPYAPFLSNLAYPTGLIISPKAVMDHGKDVGRNPAGTGAYKFAEWESNAKVVLEKNADYWDGAPALEAVVFRPITDANTRVAEMLAGGLDVMVEVPPDNLTQFRDDARFAVQEQAGPHLWFLILNAKEGPFATKEIRQAANYAINKTALVENILQGTAEVAAGPTPPAFAWAYDESLSPYPYDPEKAKAMLKEAGYDGKELTFYVTEGGSGMLDPTAMGTAIQADLEAVGMKVKIETYEWNTFLGKVNPGLEGKADMAEMAWMTNDPDTLPFLALRTEAWPDKGGFNSGYYSNPKVDELLEKARQSTDQAERAKLYKDMQQIVYEDAPWVFVANWKQNAVMSAAVKDFKLQPSFFLMLHKVSKP; encoded by the coding sequence ATGAAACGGTTGCTAACCGCCGCGCTGGCGGCGGCCTCATTATTATTTGCCTCACCTGGCTACAGCCAAACGCCCCCCAATGTTTTGATTGTTGGACAAATTGCCGAACCGAAGTCCTTGGACCCTGCTGCGGACACGGCGGTGAATGATTTTCGCATCTTGATGAACATGTATGACGGGTTGGTCCGCTACAAAGACGGCACACTGGAAGTGGAGCCATCTCTGGCAACCAGTTGGACCATTTCTGATGATGGCAAGAGCTACACATTCAAGCTGCGCGAAGGGGTCAAGTTCCATGACGGGTCGAGCTTCGATGCCGAAGCGGTCAAGTTCAATTTTGACAGGATGCTCAAGGACGATCATCCCTATCACGATACCGGTCCATTCCCGCTGTCCTTCTTCTTCTCGGCGGTTGAAGAGGTCACTGTTGTCGATGCGATGACGGTCAAATTCGATCTCAATGCCCCTTATGCGCCCTTCCTGTCCAATCTGGCCTATCCGACGGGCCTGATCATTTCGCCCAAAGCGGTGATGGATCATGGCAAGGATGTTGGTCGCAATCCAGCTGGCACCGGTGCCTATAAATTTGCGGAATGGGAATCCAATGCCAAGGTGGTGTTGGAGAAGAATGCCGACTATTGGGATGGTGCCCCGGCGCTTGAAGCCGTGGTCTTCCGCCCGATCACGGACGCCAACACCCGTGTGGCCGAAATGCTCGCCGGTGGCCTCGATGTGATGGTCGAAGTCCCACCTGACAATCTGACCCAGTTCCGCGACGACGCCCGCTTTGCCGTTCAGGAGCAGGCCGGTCCGCATCTCTGGTTCCTGATCCTCAATGCCAAGGAAGGACCATTTGCGACCAAGGAAATCCGTCAGGCAGCCAACTATGCCATCAACAAGACCGCCCTTGTCGAGAATATCCTGCAGGGGACGGCCGAAGTGGCGGCCGGGCCGACTCCGCCTGCCTTTGCCTGGGCCTATGATGAAAGCCTGTCTCCTTATCCGTATGATCCGGAAAAAGCCAAGGCGATGCTCAAGGAAGCCGGCTATGACGGCAAGGAGCTGACCTTCTATGTCACAGAAGGTGGGTCCGGTATGCTTGATCCCACCGCCATGGGAACCGCCATTCAGGCCGATCTCGAAGCGGTTGGCATGAAGGTCAAGATCGAGACCTATGAGTGGAACACCTTCCTTGGCAAGGTCAATCCCGGCCTTGAAGGCAAGGCAGACATGGCCGAGATGGCATGGATGACCAACGATCCGGACACGCTGCCTTTCCTTGCCCTGCGCACCGAAGCCTGGCCTGATAAGGGTGGGTTCAACTCCGGTTACTATTCCAACCCGAAGGTGGATGAGCTTCTGGAGAAGGCCCGTCAGTCGACCGATCAGGCCGAACGCGCCAAGCTGTATAAGGACATGCAGCAGATTGTCTATGAAGATGCCCCTTGGGTCTTTGTGGCCAACTGGAAGCAGAATGCCGTGATGAGTGCCGCTGTGAAGGACTTCAAGCTGCAGCCATCCTTCTTCCTGATGTTGCACAAGGTTTCCAAGCCTTGA